Proteins from one Fragaria vesca subsp. vesca linkage group LG6, FraVesHawaii_1.0, whole genome shotgun sequence genomic window:
- the LOC101302377 gene encoding UDP-N-acetylglucosamine--dolichyl-phosphate N-acetylglucosaminephosphotransferase-like, protein MAARKRASTNSSSSTQTTKPPKTQEAEAPISAPKSGLILKLALFFSVPYFYLVLSHYKIEPELRNSILINAGLSLAAFFVTVKMIPVASRYVLRRNLFGYDINKKGTPQGTLKVPESLGIVVGVVFLVFSILFQYFNFTADSNWLVEYNAALASICFMVLLGFVDDVLDVPWRVKLILPSIAALPLLMAYAGHTTIIIPKPLVPYVGLEVWDLGWMYKLYMGLLAVFCTNSINIHAGLNGLEVGQTVVISYAILIHNIMQIGASADSEYKKAHAFSIYLAQPLLATSLALFSYNWYPSSAFVGDTYTYFAGMTMAVVGILGHFSETLLIFFIPQVLNFLLSLPQLAGIIPCPRHRLPRFDPDTGLLTGTNDGTLVNLFLRQFGRMTEKRLCVYLLVFQALACGFCFLLRYFLAGWYK, encoded by the exons ATGGCAGCTCGAAAGCGAGCTTCAACAAACTCGTCCTCGTCGACTCAAACCACCAAACCACCCAAAACCCAAGAAGCAGAGGCCCCAATTTCAGCACCCAAGTCAGGTCTAATCCTCAAGCTCGCCCTTTTCTTCTCAGTCCCATACTTTTACCTGGTGTTGTCCCATTACAAGATCGAGCCAGAGCTCCGCAACTCGATTCTGATCAATGCCGGCCTCAGCCTGGCGGCGTTCTTCGTCACCGTTAAAATGATCCCGGTGGCTTCCAGATACGTTCTCAGGCGCAATCTGTTTGGCTACGATATTAACAAAAAGGGCACTCCTCAGGGTACTCTCAAAGT GCCAGAGTCATTGGGCATTGTTGTTGGCGTTGTCTTCTTGGTCTTTTCAATATTATTTCAGTATTTCAACTTCACTGCAGATTCAAAT TGGCTTGTTGAGTACAATGCAGCATTAGCCTCCATATGCTTTATGGTATTGCTGGGATTTGTAGATGATGTCCTTGATGTACCTTGGAGAGT GAAATTAATACTGCCATCAATTGCAGCTTTACCTCTGCTAATGGCTTATGCTGGACATACAACTATTATCATACCGAAGCCTCTTGTTCCATATGTTGGCCTAGAGGTCTGGGATCTAG GATGGATGTATAAACTATACATGGGACTTTTGGCGGTTTTCTGTACGAACTCAATTAATATTCATGCTGGATTGAATGGTCTTGAAGTTGGGCAGACAGTTGTAATTTCATATGCT ATTTTAATACACAATATCATGCAAATTGGAGCATCTGCAGATTCTGAGTACAAGAAGGCACATGCATTCTCTATTTATCTTGCCCAACCCTTACTGGCGACCTCCTTGGCATTGTTCTCTTATAACTG GTATCCATCTTCAGCTTTTGTTGGAGATACTTACACATACTTTGCTGGGATGACTATGGCTGTGGTCGGGATTCTTGGCCATTTTAG TGAAACACTCCTGATTTTCTTTATCCCTCAAGTCTTGAACTTTCTCTTGTCACTACCCCAG CTTGCTGGGATCATTCCATGTCCACGGCATCGTCTCCCAAG GTTTGATCCCGACACTGGACTGCTGACTGGGACAAATGATGGGACGCTTGTAAACTTGTTCCTAAGACAATTTGGCAGGATGACAGAGAAGAGACTTTGTGTTTATCTTCTCGTTTTCCAG GCCCTAGCATGCGGCTTCTGTTTCCTGTTGAGATACTTTCTTGCTGGTTGGTATAAATGA